The following proteins are co-located in the Mesorhizobium australicum WSM2073 genome:
- a CDS encoding (2Fe-2S)-binding protein yields the protein MLICHCNIITEKEIEQTIIGLLDQDPWQLIVPAKVYHAMHKRGRCCGCFPNVVETIIRVTENYHARSQASGVDIVSHLDRVRGLRIQYGSRTHERRTTDHRAA from the coding sequence ATGCTGATCTGCCATTGCAACATCATCACCGAGAAGGAGATCGAGCAGACGATCATCGGCCTGCTGGATCAGGATCCCTGGCAGCTCATCGTGCCGGCAAAGGTCTATCACGCCATGCACAAACGGGGTCGCTGTTGCGGCTGCTTCCCAAATGTGGTCGAAACGATCATTCGGGTCACCGAGAACTACCACGCCCGCTCGCAGGCAAGCGGCGTGGACATCGTTTCACATCTGGATCGCGTCAGAGGCCTGCGCATCCAATACGGGAGCAGGACCCATGAAAGGCGAACCACAGATCATCGAGCGGCTTAA
- the bfr gene encoding bacterioferritin, with the protein MKGEPQIIERLNEALFLELGAVNQYWVHFRLLEDWGYAKLAKKERAESIEEMHHADKLVARIIFLEGHPNLQSVAPLRIGQNVKEVLESDLAGEYDARTAYKRSREICEEAGDYVTMKLFEELLADEESHIDFLETQLDLLASIGEEKYGQLNAAPADEAD; encoded by the coding sequence ATGAAAGGCGAACCACAGATCATCGAGCGGCTTAACGAGGCTCTCTTTCTGGAGCTCGGCGCCGTCAACCAGTATTGGGTGCATTTCCGCCTGCTCGAGGATTGGGGATACGCCAAGCTGGCCAAGAAGGAGCGGGCGGAATCGATCGAGGAGATGCACCACGCCGACAAGCTCGTCGCCCGCATCATCTTCCTTGAAGGCCATCCCAACCTGCAGTCCGTGGCGCCGCTGCGCATCGGCCAGAACGTCAAGGAAGTGCTCGAATCCGACTTGGCCGGTGAATATGACGCGCGCACTGCCTATAAGCGCTCGCGCGAAATCTGCGAGGAAGCGGGCGACTACGTGACGATGAAACTGTTCGAGGAACTGCTCGCCGACGAGGAAAGCCATATCGACTTCCTCGAGACGCAGCTCGACCTGCTGGCCTCGATCGGTGAGGAAAAGTACGGCCAGCTCAACGCCGCACCGGCGGACGAGGCGGACTAA